A single Kribbella aluminosa DNA region contains:
- the dop gene encoding depupylase/deamidase Dop — MSVRRIMGTETEFGISVPGQPGANPMLTSSQVVNGYAQTQPLARKTRWDFDEEHPLRDARGFDLSREVADSSQLTDEETGLANVILTNGARLYVDHAHPEYSAPETTNPRDAVVWDKAGELVIMEGARQARLIPGAPQLNLYKNNVDNKGASYGAHENYLMRRSTPFASIVRHLTPFFVSRQVVTGAGRVGIGQDGATHGFQISQRADYFEVEVGLETTLKRPIINTRDEPHANPDRYRRLHVIIGDANLSEISSYLKVGTTSLVLAMIEDGWLTDDLGVDRPVTALHEVSHDPTCTHLLTLKDGRKITAVQLQTEYLEQARKYVEDKYGDDADRQTKDVLHRWEQLLDQLALDPMKLSDQLDWVAKYKLLQSYRDRDGLDWDDPKLHLVDLQYADLRPDKGLYYKLVKSGRMQRIVTDEEIRMAVAHPPTDTRAYFRGRCMQQYAPQVAAASWDSVIFDLPGKESLQRIPTLDPLRGTKAHVGALLDQCDTASDLVRTITGGAAG; from the coding sequence ATGAGTGTTCGGCGGATCATGGGTACCGAGACCGAGTTCGGGATCTCGGTGCCGGGCCAGCCCGGGGCGAACCCGATGCTGACCTCGAGCCAGGTGGTGAACGGCTACGCCCAGACGCAGCCGCTCGCGCGCAAGACCCGGTGGGACTTCGACGAGGAGCACCCACTACGGGACGCGCGCGGCTTCGACCTCAGCCGGGAGGTGGCGGACTCCAGCCAGCTCACCGACGAGGAGACCGGCCTGGCGAACGTGATCCTCACCAACGGCGCCCGGCTGTACGTCGACCACGCCCACCCGGAGTACTCGGCGCCCGAGACGACGAACCCGCGGGACGCGGTGGTCTGGGACAAGGCCGGCGAGCTGGTGATCATGGAGGGCGCGCGGCAGGCCCGGCTGATCCCCGGTGCGCCGCAGCTGAACCTCTACAAGAACAACGTCGACAACAAGGGCGCGTCGTACGGTGCCCACGAGAACTACCTGATGCGCCGGTCCACGCCGTTCGCGTCGATCGTCCGTCACCTGACGCCGTTCTTCGTGAGCCGTCAGGTGGTCACCGGCGCCGGCCGGGTCGGGATCGGCCAGGACGGCGCCACGCACGGTTTCCAGATCAGCCAGCGCGCGGACTACTTCGAGGTCGAGGTCGGGCTGGAGACCACGCTGAAGCGGCCGATCATCAACACCCGCGACGAGCCGCACGCGAACCCGGACCGCTACCGCCGCCTGCACGTCATCATCGGCGACGCGAACCTGTCCGAGATCTCGTCGTACCTGAAGGTCGGCACCACGTCGCTGGTGCTGGCGATGATCGAGGACGGCTGGCTGACCGACGACCTCGGCGTCGACCGCCCGGTGACCGCCCTGCACGAGGTCAGCCACGACCCGACCTGCACGCACCTCCTGACCCTGAAGGACGGCCGCAAGATCACCGCCGTCCAGCTGCAGACGGAGTACCTGGAGCAGGCGCGGAAGTACGTCGAGGACAAGTACGGCGACGACGCCGACCGGCAGACCAAGGACGTGCTGCACCGCTGGGAGCAGCTCCTCGACCAGTTGGCGCTGGACCCGATGAAGTTGTCGGACCAGCTCGACTGGGTGGCGAAGTACAAGCTGCTCCAGTCGTACCGCGACCGCGACGGGCTGGACTGGGACGACCCGAAGCTGCACCTGGTCGACCTGCAGTACGCCGACCTGCGCCCGGACAAGGGGCTCTATTACAAGTTGGTGAAGTCCGGGCGGATGCAGCGGATCGTCACCGACGAGGAGATCCGGATGGCGGTCGCGCACCCGCCGACCGACACCCGGGCGTACTTCCGCGGCCGCTGCATGCAGCAGTACGCGCCGCAGGTCGCGGCCGCCTCCTGGGACTCGGTGATCTTCGATCTGCCGGGCAAGGAATCGCTGCAGCGGATCCCGACGCTGGACCCGCTGCGCGGTACCAAGGCGCATGTCGGAGCACTTCTTGACCAATGCGACACCGCCAGTGACCTGGTTCGCACCATTACTGGGGGTGCGGCCGGGTAG
- a CDS encoding ubiquitin-like protein Pup: MAKDGGQQHKQPKRSSTEEEVEQVEASEDVQERKERLDEDVDSILDEIDEVLEENAEEFVRGFVQKGGE, from the coding sequence ATGGCGAAGGACGGCGGTCAGCAGCACAAGCAGCCGAAGCGTTCGTCGACCGAGGAAGAGGTCGAGCAGGTCGAGGCGTCCGAGGACGTCCAGGAGCGGAAAGAACGGCTCGACGAGGACGTCGACTCGATCCTGGACGAGATCGACGAGGTTCTCGAGGAGAACGCCGAGGAGTTCGTCCGCGGATTCGTGCAAAAGGGTGGGGAGTGA
- the prcB gene encoding proteasome subunit beta, whose product MTSDASGRLPEAFLTPGGSSFMDFLAGHAPDLLPGRRSLGQGDLSSEVPHGTTIVAATFPGGVVMAGDRRATMGNIIAQRDIEKVFPADEYSVVAFAGSAGFGIEMVRLFQVELEHYEKLEGATLSLDGKANRLSALIRGNLPMAMQGLTVVPLFAGYDVDLEGGRIFSYDPTGGRYEETHFYSVGSGSLFARGALKKLYRADLSETDCVTVTIQSLIDAADDDSATGGPDMLRRIFPVVGVVTAAGYRRLPEDEVAALVDAVWHQRHERPDGPATASLT is encoded by the coding sequence ATGACTTCTGATGCCTCCGGCCGGCTGCCGGAAGCCTTCCTGACCCCGGGTGGCTCGTCGTTCATGGACTTCCTGGCCGGGCACGCGCCCGACCTGTTGCCCGGACGGCGGTCGCTCGGGCAGGGCGACCTGTCCAGCGAAGTCCCGCACGGTACGACGATCGTCGCCGCCACCTTCCCGGGTGGTGTCGTGATGGCCGGCGACCGGCGGGCCACGATGGGCAACATCATCGCCCAGCGTGACATCGAGAAGGTGTTCCCGGCCGACGAGTACTCGGTGGTCGCCTTCGCCGGCTCGGCCGGTTTCGGGATCGAGATGGTCCGGTTGTTCCAGGTCGAGCTGGAGCACTACGAGAAGCTCGAGGGCGCCACGCTGAGCCTGGACGGCAAGGCGAACCGGCTGAGCGCGCTGATCCGCGGCAACCTGCCGATGGCGATGCAGGGCCTCACCGTGGTGCCGCTGTTCGCCGGGTACGACGTGGACCTCGAGGGCGGCCGGATCTTCTCCTACGACCCGACCGGCGGGCGGTACGAGGAGACCCACTTCTACAGCGTCGGCTCGGGCTCGCTGTTCGCCCGCGGCGCGCTGAAGAAGCTGTACCGCGCGGACCTGTCCGAGACCGACTGCGTGACGGTGACGATCCAGTCCCTGATCGACGCGGCCGACGACGACTCGGCGACCGGCGGACCGGACATGCTACGGCGGATCTTCCCGGTGGTCGGTGTGGTCACCGCGGCCGGTTACCGGCGGCTGCCCGAGGACGAGGTGGCGGCGCTCGTCGACGCCGTCTGGCACCAGCGGCACGAGCGCCCCGACGGCCCGGCCACGGCGTCCCTCACCTGA
- the prcA gene encoding proteasome subunit alpha, with amino-acid sequence MSVPFYVSPEQLMRDRADFARKGIAKGRSAIALQYADGILFVAENRSPALHKVAEIYDRMAFAAVGRYNEFENLRIAGVRLADMRGYSYDRRDVTGRALANAYAQTLGAIFSSGGEKPLEVEILVAEVGANVSDDQIYRLTYDGSIADVQGYAVMGGPADTVAEYIGEHFQEGISLAGALRLAVDALGHDGTEVRQLTPDQLEVAVLDRTRSQVRKFKRISEQTLERILSESHPATDDEGSDGGGSDDEGSDGGGSDDEGSDGGGSDDAGSGGGSGADGAATAGESSAKTEDAGSTETPVAPPSDDGDVPVAPPEDPDGNRPL; translated from the coding sequence ATGAGCGTTCCGTTCTACGTCTCGCCCGAGCAGCTGATGCGGGACCGGGCCGATTTCGCCCGGAAGGGCATCGCCAAGGGCCGCAGCGCGATCGCGCTGCAATATGCCGACGGCATCCTGTTCGTCGCGGAGAACCGCTCGCCCGCGCTGCACAAGGTGGCCGAGATCTACGACCGGATGGCCTTCGCCGCCGTCGGCCGGTACAACGAGTTCGAGAACCTGCGGATTGCCGGCGTCCGGCTGGCCGACATGCGCGGGTACTCGTACGACCGGCGTGATGTCACCGGGCGCGCGCTCGCGAACGCGTACGCGCAGACCCTCGGTGCGATCTTCTCCTCCGGCGGTGAGAAGCCGCTCGAGGTGGAGATCCTGGTCGCCGAGGTCGGCGCGAATGTGAGCGACGACCAGATCTACCGGCTCACGTACGACGGCTCGATCGCCGACGTCCAGGGGTACGCCGTGATGGGCGGCCCGGCCGACACGGTCGCGGAGTACATCGGCGAGCATTTCCAGGAGGGCATCTCGCTGGCCGGTGCGCTCCGGCTCGCGGTCGACGCCCTCGGCCACGACGGCACCGAGGTCCGGCAGCTGACCCCGGACCAGCTCGAGGTCGCGGTCCTGGACCGGACCCGGTCACAGGTGCGCAAGTTCAAGCGAATCTCCGAGCAGACGCTCGAACGCATTCTGTCGGAGTCCCACCCGGCAACCGACGACGAGGGCTCCGACGGCGGAGGCTCCGACGACGAGGGCTCCGACGGCGGAGGCTCCGACGACGAGGGCTCCGACGGCGGAGGCTCCGACGACGCGGGCTCTGGCGGCGGGAGCGGCGCGGACGGCGCGGCCACGGCCGGGGAGTCTTCGGCGAAGACCGAGGACGCCGGGTCCACCGAGACTCCGGTTGCTCCGCCTTCCGACGATGGCGACGTACCGGTCGCCCCGCCAGAAGACCCCGACGGCAACCGTCCGCTGTGA
- a CDS encoding NUDIX hydrolase, translating into MTDRIEDSAATENVAAESSVGSSAGSSASSAAQAGGAASSRASGVASIDPASGRASAAVPADPAPWELLGEELGFERFLSVRLRRYRMPDGREVEWDVFGREAGINAGVTVLPLTPEGRIVTIRMFRAGPDSVVTNLPGGLVEPGEDVAVAGARELEEETGYTCETLDVVGWQWSGASSTFRKYVAIARGCRPDGKQQLDEAEDCVPVELTVDAFRAELRNPGAMTGIDAAYLALDHAGLL; encoded by the coding sequence GTGACGGACCGGATCGAGGACTCAGCTGCCACCGAAAACGTGGCGGCTGAGTCGTCTGTGGGGTCGTCCGCGGGGTCGTCCGCATCGAGCGCGGCGCAGGCTGGGGGCGCGGCGTCCAGCCGCGCGTCGGGGGTGGCGTCGATCGACCCGGCGTCCGGTCGCGCGTCGGCGGCGGTGCCGGCGGATCCGGCGCCGTGGGAGTTGTTGGGGGAGGAGCTGGGGTTCGAGCGGTTCCTGTCCGTCCGGCTGCGGCGGTACCGGATGCCCGACGGGCGCGAGGTCGAGTGGGACGTGTTCGGCCGCGAGGCCGGGATCAACGCCGGCGTGACGGTGCTGCCGTTGACGCCGGAGGGGCGGATCGTGACGATCCGGATGTTCCGGGCCGGACCGGACAGCGTGGTCACGAACCTTCCCGGCGGTCTCGTCGAGCCTGGCGAGGACGTCGCCGTGGCGGGCGCGCGGGAGCTCGAGGAAGAGACCGGCTACACCTGCGAGACACTCGACGTGGTCGGCTGGCAGTGGTCCGGCGCGTCCTCGACGTTCCGCAAGTACGTCGCAATTGCCCGCGGCTGCCGCCCCGACGGCAAGCAGCAGCTGGACGAGGCCGAGGACTGCGTACCGGTCGAGCTGACCGTCGACGCCTTCCGCGCGGAGCTCCGCAACCCCGGCGCGATGACCGGCATCGACGCCGCCTACCTGGCCCTGGACCACGCCGGCCTCCTCTGA
- a CDS encoding bifunctional 5,10-methylenetetrahydrofolate dehydrogenase/5,10-methenyltetrahydrofolate cyclohydrolase: protein MSAELMIGTDLAAGMVATAAERASALQEKYGVQPCLATVLVGDDPASATYVRMKQNRSKKAGIASRSVVLPASTTTEELVAEITKLSEDPSVHGILLQHPVPAQIDERAAFEAIDPAKDVDGVTMRSFAATAFDSPGFRSATPGGILRLLAAYDVPLEGAHAVVIGRSPILGKPAGMLLLASNATVTYAHSRTRDLKDLVRTADVVIAAVGKPNFVRGDWLKPGAVVVDAGYNEGNVGDVHFAEAVEVARLITPVPGGVGPMTLALLLEQTVDAAETAVHSLTALN from the coding sequence ATGAGTGCTGAGCTGATGATCGGTACCGACCTCGCCGCCGGCATGGTGGCCACGGCGGCGGAGCGGGCGAGTGCCCTGCAGGAGAAGTACGGCGTGCAGCCGTGTCTGGCGACCGTGCTGGTGGGTGACGACCCGGCGTCGGCGACGTACGTGCGGATGAAGCAGAACCGGTCGAAGAAGGCCGGCATCGCGTCCCGGAGCGTCGTCCTGCCGGCCTCGACGACCACGGAAGAGCTGGTCGCGGAGATCACGAAGCTGTCCGAGGACCCGTCGGTACACGGGATCCTGCTGCAGCACCCGGTGCCGGCGCAGATCGACGAGCGGGCCGCGTTCGAGGCGATCGACCCGGCCAAGGACGTGGACGGCGTCACGATGCGGTCGTTCGCGGCGACGGCGTTCGACAGCCCCGGATTCCGCTCGGCCACGCCCGGTGGGATCCTGCGGTTGCTGGCGGCGTACGACGTACCGCTGGAGGGTGCGCATGCGGTGGTGATCGGCCGCAGCCCGATCCTCGGGAAGCCGGCCGGCATGTTGCTGCTGGCATCGAACGCGACCGTCACCTACGCGCACTCCCGGACCCGGGATCTCAAGGATCTGGTGCGGACCGCCGACGTGGTGATCGCCGCGGTCGGCAAGCCGAACTTCGTTCGCGGCGACTGGCTGAAGCCGGGCGCGGTGGTCGTCGACGCCGGGTACAACGAGGGCAACGTCGGCGACGTGCACTTCGCCGAGGCGGTCGAGGTCGCACGGCTGATCACGCCGGTCCCGGGCGGTGTCGGCCCGATGACGCTCGCGCTGCTGCTGGAGCAGACTGTCGACGCCGCTGAGACGGCTGTCCACTCTCTGACTGCTCTGAACTAG
- the aroH gene encoding chorismate mutase yields MAVRAIRGATQLDVDEREHLLERSAELVKAVLEANDLENEDLISILFTVTSDLRSEFPAVAGRQIGLTDVPLMCMQEIPVPHALPRVVRLMLHTETPRSRDKIQHVYLHGAVALRPDLTGAQ; encoded by the coding sequence GTGGCGGTACGCGCGATCCGGGGCGCCACCCAGCTGGACGTGGACGAGCGCGAGCACCTGCTCGAGCGGTCCGCGGAGCTGGTGAAGGCGGTCCTGGAGGCGAACGATCTGGAGAACGAGGATCTGATCAGCATCCTGTTCACCGTCACGTCGGACCTCCGATCGGAGTTTCCGGCGGTCGCCGGCCGGCAGATCGGGCTGACCGACGTACCGCTGATGTGCATGCAGGAGATCCCGGTGCCGCACGCACTGCCGCGCGTCGTCCGGCTGATGCTGCACACCGAGACGCCGCGCTCGCGGGACAAGATCCAGCACGTGTACCTGCACGGCGCGGTAGCTCTCCGCCCGGACCTGACCGGCGCCCAGTGA
- a CDS encoding prephenate dehydrogenase gives MSGLTGPVRIVGTGLIGTSIGLALARLGVVVELVDGNPDNALMAERIGAGSRLVQIEPQLVVVAVPPDHVGAVVAEQLAQTSAVVTDAASVKSKPLADARSLVQDVSRYVGSHPMAGSERNGPLAARADLFDGATWAITPHDTSDPEAVDLVRRLAEACGARTVEMSVADHDLGVARVSHLPHLMSALAAGTLADAPSSHLELSGQGVRDVTRIAAGDPRLWTQIVSANSTALTGLLEQIRGELDRLLVALGKEEAGEELTAILGQGVSGAIRVPGKHGAPHIDLVTVLVTIPDRPGQLAKLFADAAESGANVEDLRIDHSPGRPVGEVELSVKPGTVDQLVDVLTDRGWVVHT, from the coding sequence GTGAGTGGACTGACAGGCCCGGTCCGGATCGTGGGGACCGGGTTGATCGGGACGTCGATCGGGCTGGCGCTGGCCCGGCTGGGCGTGGTCGTGGAGCTCGTCGACGGGAACCCGGACAACGCGCTGATGGCCGAGCGGATCGGGGCCGGTTCGCGGCTGGTGCAGATCGAGCCGCAGCTCGTCGTGGTCGCCGTACCGCCGGACCACGTCGGAGCCGTCGTCGCCGAGCAGCTTGCGCAAACCAGCGCTGTGGTGACGGACGCGGCGAGCGTGAAGAGCAAGCCGCTCGCGGACGCGCGCAGCCTGGTGCAGGACGTCAGCCGGTACGTCGGAAGCCACCCGATGGCCGGCTCCGAACGCAACGGCCCGCTGGCCGCGCGCGCCGACCTGTTCGACGGTGCGACCTGGGCGATCACCCCGCACGACACCAGCGATCCGGAGGCCGTCGATCTGGTACGGCGGCTCGCCGAGGCCTGTGGTGCCCGGACGGTCGAGATGTCCGTCGCGGACCACGACCTCGGTGTCGCGCGCGTCTCGCACCTGCCGCACCTGATGTCCGCGCTCGCGGCCGGGACGCTGGCCGACGCCCCGTCCTCGCACCTCGAACTGTCCGGCCAGGGCGTCCGCGACGTCACCCGGATCGCGGCCGGCGACCCGAGACTGTGGACCCAGATCGTGTCCGCGAACTCGACCGCTCTGACCGGCCTGCTGGAGCAGATCCGCGGCGAGCTCGACCGGCTGCTCGTTGCCCTTGGCAAGGAAGAGGCCGGTGAGGAGCTGACCGCGATCCTCGGCCAGGGGGTGTCCGGCGCGATCCGGGTGCCGGGCAAGCACGGCGCCCCGCACATCGACCTGGTGACGGTCCTGGTCACGATCCCGGACCGCCCCGGCCAGCTGGCGAAGCTGTTCGCCGACGCCGCCGAGTCCGGCGCCAACGTCGAGGACCTCCGCATCGACCACAGCCCCGGCCGCCCGGTCGGTGAAGTCGAACTCTCGGTCAAACCCGGCACCG